Proteins from a single region of Gossypium arboreum isolate Shixiya-1 chromosome 1, ASM2569848v2, whole genome shotgun sequence:
- the LOC108481690 gene encoding cytochrome P450 72A397-like gives MEVYHVIRDLVSLLVVGLLMIWGWRALNWVWLAPKRLERCLRQQGFAGNTYRFLFGDIKQLSTMNRQTRAKPMPLSDDIGPYVAPFLHQIVNQFLSTKTNREMKMKHRDIKESLREMIKRREKAIKAGEESNEDLLDILVESNIREMEAKNMGMSIEDVIEECKLFYFAGQETTSVLPVWTMVLLARYPDWQSKAREEVLHVLGDSKPNADGLNRLKVTMILYEVLRLYPSATELGRSVPKEIKLGNLLLPAGTEVSVPILLIHHDKDLWGDDAREFKPERFAEGVSKATKSQVTFLPFGWGPRICIGQNFAMMEAKMAVAMILQHFWFELSPSYAHTPCSMVTLRPQHGAQIILHKLGSN, from the exons ATGGAAGTTTACCATGTAATTAGAGATTTGGTCTCATTGCTTGTTGTTGGGTTATTAATGATATGGGGATGGAGAGCTTTAAACTGGGTATGGTTGGCCCCAAAGAGGCTCGAAAGGTGCTTGAGACAACAGGGTTTTGCAGGGAATACTTACAGGTTCCTTTTCGGTGACATAAAACAGCTCTCAACTATGAATAGACAAACAAGAGCCAAACCTATGCCTCTTAGTGATGATATTGGGCCTTATGTTGCTCCTTTTCTTCATCAAATTGTCAACCA GTTTTTGTCAACAAAGACAAACAGGGAGATGAAGATGAAACACAGAGACATAAAAGAGTCGCTTAGGGAAATGATAAAGAGAAGAGAGAAGGCAATTAAAGCAGGGGAAGAGAGCAATGAGGACTTGTTGGACATACTTGTGGAATCCAATATCAGAGAAATGGAAGCAAAGAATATGGGGATGAGCATTGAGGATGTGATTGAGGAATGCAAGCTGTTTTACTTTGCTGGCCAAGAGACCACTTCGGTCTTACCGGTGTGGACTATGGTTTTATTAGCAAGGTATCCCGATTGGCAAAGTAAAGCAAGAGAGGAGGTTTTGCATGTTTTGGGTGACAGTAAACCTAATGCTGATGGCCTTAATCGTCTCAAA GTAACAATGATATTGTACGAGGTTCTAAGGCTGTACCCATCAGCGACTGAGCTAGGACGTTCCGTTCCAAAAGAAATAAAACTGGGAAATTTGTTGTTGCCAGCAGGAACAGAAGTTTCGGTTCCGATCCTGCTGATCCACCATGACAAAGATCTTTGGGGCGACGACGCACGGGAATTTAAGCCAGAGCGGTTCGCGGAAGGGGTTTCCAAAGCAACAAAGAGTCAAGTCACGTTTCTGCCATTCGGATGGGGTCCTAGGATCTGCATTGGCCAAAATTTTGCTATGATGGAAGCCAAAATGGCAGTGGCTATGATTCTCCAACACTTCTGGTTCGAGCTTTCCCCTTCCTATGCTCACACTCCTTGCAGCATGGTAACGCTTCGTCCACAGCATGGTGCACAGATAATTTTACATAAACTTGGCTCTAATTGA